The Streptomyces sp. NBC_00102 genome segment CGCAGTCCGCCGCGGGCCTGGACGTAAACCGCCTGATAGATCGTCTCCGGACTCACCCGCATGCCCTCGTCGTCGGGGAACTCGATGGGGAGAGCGTTGCAGATCTGCTCGGGCGACCAGCGTTCCTGGAGCCGGTCCGCGACGAAGTCGCGCAGTGGACCTTTCTGGGCGAGCTTGGACTCCTTGGGGCGGGACCGGCTCCTGGCCCATGCGCGCTGGGCTTGGTGCGGGCGGTAGGTGCCGCCTGCCGAGTGGGTGTCGATCTCGCGCTTGACGGTCGAGGCCGGCCGACCCAGGGCCCGGCCCATCGCGCGCAGCGAGTGGCCCTCGCGCCGCATGTCGGCGATCAGCTCCCGCTCGGCCACGGTGAGGAACCGGGGGTGGAGATCGGCCTCGACGGCGGTCAGGGACGGGCCCCCCGACACAACGGTGGTGGTCACACCAGTCGTATAGTCGATCAAGCGGCCGTCCGCATGCAGACGTGAGTGGCCGATCTGCCGAATGCCTCGGTCCCAGTCCTGGGCTGTGCGCGGGTGGACACCGGCCTGGACCGCAGCCTCACGGCGTCGGACCCCGGCCGCCCGAAGGCGCTCGTACTCCGCCCGTCGGGGATGCCCGCCCCTGCTGGGCTTGCCACGACCACGAATGCCGGCCTTGCGAGCCCACCCGGCCGCCGTATGCCGGCTCACCCCTACCGCCCGAGCCGCCCCGGTGACGCTGCCGTCCGCCTCGTCCAACGCCTCGAAGAACCTCGACTTCAGCGCCTCAAAATCCATGATCCCCGCAACCCCTGGAACTCCAGGGTGTTGCGGGGATCAGTGGAACCCGCCGAACACGCTCCAGGGGGCACCGCCGAGACGGATCGTCAGCCGCCGAGCGCACCGCCCGCGCCGCCGGCCTCGTCGGAGGCGAGCGGGTCGGTCCTCAGGTGGATGACACCGTAGTCGTAGGCGTGCCGCCGGTAGACGACGCTGGGTTCCTTGGTCTCCGCGTCGACGAACAAGTAGAAGTCGTGGCCGACCAGTTCCATCTCGTAGAGCGCCTGGTCGAGCAACATCGGGGCCGCCACGTGCGTCTTCTCGCGCATCACCAGCGGGCCTTCGCCCTGTACCTCCAGCGAACCGATCTTCGTGGTGGGTACTTCTTCGGCCGTCTGTTCGTTGACCAGTTCGCCGTCCTCGTCGAACGCTGCCGTGCCCGGCACCACATCGGCGACCTCGGCGGCCGACAGGCGGCCGTTGCCGCGGCGGCTGTAGCGCTTGTCGTGCTGCTTGCGCAGC includes the following:
- the raiA gene encoding ribosome-associated translation inhibitor RaiA, which encodes MDIVVKGRKTEVPERFRKHVAEKLKLDKIQKFDGKVISLDVEVSKEPNPRQADRSDRVEITLRSRGPVIRAEAAAGDAYAALDLATGKLEARLRKQHDKRYSRRGNGRLSAAEVADVVPGTAAFDEDGELVNEQTAEEVPTTKIGSLEVQGEGPLVMREKTHVAAPMLLDQALYEMELVGHDFYLFVDAETKEPSVVYRRHAYDYGVIHLRTDPLASDEAGGAGGALGG